The following are encoded together in the Coffea arabica cultivar ET-39 chromosome 1c, Coffea Arabica ET-39 HiFi, whole genome shotgun sequence genome:
- the LOC140005304 gene encoding uncharacterized protein has protein sequence MVISWVGFTLQFSATYAKCTRVGRRVLWQAMKEVKECYSSPWLITGDFNVISNINKRSGGGPPNDRNMEEFNEAITDCGLSEVAFDGPIFTWTNGRVWQRLDRALANEGWMEIFEITKVSHLVRGRSDHTPLLIKYGGSGGRSSAFRFLNVWTKHSSFRDVVNEAWQVPVSMGGMLGFHQRLLNVKGRLREWNRRSFGNIFQAVLDAEEMLRVRQGEYDATRDASPDGGALTSSRGLRMMQDGGWRMRRLLRAQWATPVMEFSLPTLTPEDNDDLQRLPSLAELQEAISAMARDSARGPDGFGAAFYQECWAIIHKELLEAVQEFFREAPQPKGFSSALIVLIPKVAGASNWSIADNILLAQELVLDLDRRVKCPNLMLKLDMEKAYDRVEWRFLIFMLRRFGFHEKVVDLIFRTLSNNWFSVLVNGTPTGFFKSTRGVRQGDLLSPALFVLVAEFLGGGLYHLFCLDKSRFFVSSGSQVPYLDFADDILIFTRCSEGNLDALKEFLESYQAYSGQKVNASKSAFIMANRATGEQRDLVASKLQFQQLCLPFTYLGSLISRGRERCILLDAIVSRMRDRLCHWSSRLLSSGGKLILLRHVLTSMPMYLLQAAKPSPLWRWLERVRGIVEQNIRWCVNKGFVDFWYDRWLGDSLLAELLFLRDPPHMLLAEFYGGGGWRINHLRRWIPNHLVQQVQDVMLHPEQRDCMIWARLGVQVTRRTEVVVVSWKRPPRSSVKLNTDASVVLDQAYGGGLLRDSNGRVIFTFHKELGKMDVLESEGLALLHGLRLCAGVVTGPLLVEVDSESLVRMLHSSGVAKWPLYTMLRRIRSLLDSLSASISHVVREANAAADKLAGLRSALYCTSYSQLPRSVRTAVLLNSREFPFPRCRSIEG, from the exons ATGGTGATCTCATGGGTTGGTTTTACTTTGCAATTCTCGGCAACCTATGCCAAATGCACGAGGGTGGGTAGGAGGGTTCTGTGGCAAGCAATGAAGGAGGTTAAAGAGTGCTATTCAAGCCCCTGGCTAATCACGGGAGACTTTAATGTGATCTCCAATATAAACAAGCGATCTGGTGGCGGCCCCCCAAATGATCGTAATATGGAGGAGTTTAATGAAGCCATAACTGATTGTGGTCTCTCGGAGGTCGCCTTCGACGGGCCAATTTTCACTTGGACGAACGGCAGAGTATGGCAGCGGCTTGACAGGGCATTGGCAAATGAGGGGTGGATGGAGATTTTTGAAATCACCAAGGTATCTCACTTGGTCCGCGGTAGATCAGACCATACTCCGCTTCTAATAAAATACGGCGGGAGCGGAGGGAGGAGCTCAGCGTTTCGCTTTTTAAACGTCTGGACTAAACATTCGAGCTTCAGAGACGTTGTAAATGAAGCTTGGCAAGTCCCTGTTAGTATGGGGGGAATGCTGGGTTTTCACCAACGCCTATTGAACGTCAAAGGCCGCCTTCGCGAATGGAACAGACGGTCCTTTGGCAATATCTTCCAAGCAGTGCTCGACGCGGAAGAGATGCTACGGGTTCGTCAGGGGGAGTATGATGCAACCCGGGATGCCTCGCCCGA CGGTGGAGCATTAACTTCATCTCGCGGATTAAGGATGATGCAGGATGGTGGATGGAGGATGAGGAGGCTATTAAGGGCTCAGTG GGCCACCCCAGTCATGGAGTTTTCGTTGCCAACTTTGACCCCAGAAGATAACGATGATTTGCAGCGATTGCCGTCGCTGGCTGAACTACAAGAGGCAATCTCCGCCATGGCAAGGGACAGTGCTCGGGGGCCGGACGGGTTCGGAGCGGCTTTCTATCAAGAGTGTTGGGCGATAATTCACAAGGAATTGCTCGAGGCGGTTCAGGAATTCTTTAGAGAAGCCCCCCAACCTAAGGGGTTCTCTAGTGCGCTGATAGTCCTAATTCCAAAGGTGGCCGGGGCATCTAATTG GAGCATCGCTGACAACATCCTTCTCGCGCAGGAACTAGTCTTGGATCTTGATAGGAGAGTGAAGTGCCCAAACTTAATGCTGAAATTGGACATGGAGAAGGCTTATGACAGGGTCGAGTGGAGGTTTCTCATTTTTATGCTTCGTCGTTTTGGTTTCCATGAAAAGGTGGTGGACTTGATATTCAGAACTCTGTCGAATAACTGGTTCTCGGTTTTGGTCAATGGAACCCCAACGGGCTTCTTCAAGTCAACGAGAGGAGTTCGTCAGGGTGATCTCCTCTCCCCTGCTCTGTTTGTGCTGGTCGCAGAATTTCTAGGTGGGGGCCTGTATCACTTATTCTGCCTGGATAAGAGTCGATTCTTTGTCTCTTCGGGATCACAAGTTCCTTACCTTGACTTCGCAGATGACATACTAATATTCACCCGTTGCTCGGAGGGTAATTTAGATGCTTTGAAGGAATTTCTAGAGTCCTATCAGGCATATTCAGGGCAGAAAGTTAATGCGAGCAAAAGTGCTTTTATCATGGCCAACCGGGCAACGGGCGAGCAGCGGGACTTGGTGGCCTCGAAGTTGCAGTTTCAGCAGCTATGCCTCCCTTTCACTTATCTAGGGAGTCTTATCTCAAGAGGTAGGGAGAGATGCATCTTGCTCGACGCTATTGTGTCACGGATGCGAGACCGGTTGTGCCACTGGAGCTCAAGGCTTCTTTCATCGGGGGGTAAACTTATACTATTGCGTCATGTCCTCACGTCTATGCCCATGTATCTTCTACAG GCGGCTAAACCTTCCCCTTTGTGGAGATGGCTAGAGAGAGTCAGAGGCATTGTCGAGCAAAACATTAGGTGGTGCGTCAACAAAGGTTTTGTGGATTTTTGGTATGATCGATGGCTCGGGGACTCCCTACTGGCAGAGCTGCTCTTCCTTAGAGACCCGCCCCATATGCTTCTAGCAGAATTCTATGGTGGCGGGGGTTGGAGGATCAATCACTTAAGGAGATGGATACCTAACCACTTGGTCCAGCAAGTACAGGACGTAATGCTACACCCTGAGCAGAGGGATTGTATGATTTGG GCTCGGCTGGGAGTCCAAGTGACACGGAGGACAGAGGTAGTTGTGGTCTCCTGGAAACGGCCACCAAGGTCTAGTGTCAAGTTGAACACAGACGCCAGTGTTGTCCTTGATCAGGCGTACGGAGGCGGCTTACTAAGGGACTCGAACGGACGTGTAATTTTTACGTTCCACAAGGAGCTAGGAAAGATGGATGTGTTAGAGTCGGAAGGCTTGGCATTGCTGCACGGACTTCGCTTATGTGCTGGGGTGGTGACAGGCCCTTTATTGGTGGAGGTTGATTCAGAGAGCCTGGTTCGCATGCTGCATTCGAGTGGTGTCGCCAAGTGGCCACTCTACACTATGCTAAGGAGAATAAGAAGCCTGTTGGATTCACTATCGGCCTCCATTTCACACGTGGTACGAGAGGCAAACGCGGCGGCAGATAAGCTGGCAGGATTGCGGTCAGCGCTATactgcacttcatattctcaaCTTCCGAGGTCGGTCAGGACGGCAGTTTTGTTAAATAGCAGGGAGTTCCCCTTTCCACGATGCCGTAGTATAGAGGGTTAG